From a single Elusimicrobiota bacterium genomic region:
- a CDS encoding branched-chain amino acid ABC transporter ATP-binding protein/permease: MNRNAVAAVFRDRRTLYVLTVTGFFLSWAIPRFGLLDPYVQLILMYVGINAILCLSLNLINGFMGEFSVGHAGFMSAGAYAASLLTVRVFPHGAAWAFPAATLAGGCAAALLGLLVALPSFKTRGDYLAIVTLAFIFIVKSAIENIDAVGGPRGLLGMDRLTTLPWVFGWTVLTVFVIRNFIYSRYGRGVLAVREDETAAEFMGVDTRQVKVLTFVVASFFAGAAGALFAHLLQYISPGMFDIVKSTDMLVMVYLGGVGSIGGSLLGATIYTVLLEALRPLEMWRMVLMPLLLVLLMIFRPRGIMGLREFPWFRRRPEPRGGAGRPARAEAAASPRAQAPLLEVSGLTHRFGGLTAVSGFGLRLGEGELVGIIGPNGAGKTTVFNLITGAYRPDEGRILFAGQDITGRRPGEINAAGIARTFQNIRLFKDLSVLDNIMTAHYARSACGVAEALSHAGGYRADEARVRDHALDLLAFFDLEGQSATCAGSLPYGLQRRLEIVRALATRPRLLLLDEPAAGMHPHEVDRLRELIRRVRAEFAVSILLIEHQMRLVMSVCERVEVLDFGTTIAAGTPSQIQSDPRVLEAYLGQEAAS; encoded by the coding sequence ATGAACAGGAATGCGGTAGCGGCTGTCTTTCGGGACCGGCGCACGCTCTACGTGCTGACGGTGACGGGCTTTTTTCTGTCCTGGGCCATCCCCCGATTCGGGCTGCTCGACCCCTATGTCCAGCTCATCCTCATGTACGTGGGCATCAACGCCATCCTCTGCCTGAGCCTCAACCTCATCAACGGCTTCATGGGGGAGTTCTCCGTGGGCCATGCGGGATTCATGTCGGCCGGCGCCTACGCCGCCTCCTTGCTGACCGTGCGGGTCTTCCCGCACGGCGCGGCCTGGGCCTTCCCGGCCGCGACCCTGGCCGGAGGCTGCGCGGCGGCGCTCCTGGGCCTGCTCGTGGCCCTGCCCTCTTTCAAGACGCGGGGGGACTATCTCGCCATCGTGACGCTGGCCTTCATCTTCATCGTGAAGTCGGCCATCGAGAACATCGACGCGGTGGGGGGGCCTCGGGGCCTGCTGGGCATGGACCGGCTCACCACGCTGCCCTGGGTCTTCGGCTGGACCGTCCTGACGGTCTTCGTCATCCGGAACTTCATCTACTCCCGGTACGGCCGCGGCGTGCTGGCGGTACGGGAGGACGAGACCGCCGCGGAGTTCATGGGCGTGGACACCCGCCAGGTGAAGGTGCTGACCTTCGTCGTGGCCTCCTTCTTCGCCGGCGCGGCAGGCGCCCTGTTCGCGCACCTGCTGCAGTACATCAGCCCCGGGATGTTCGACATCGTGAAATCCACGGACATGCTGGTCATGGTCTACCTCGGCGGCGTGGGCTCCATCGGAGGCTCGCTGCTCGGCGCCACCATCTACACGGTGCTGCTGGAAGCCCTGCGGCCGCTGGAGATGTGGCGCATGGTGCTCATGCCCCTGCTGCTCGTCCTGCTCATGATCTTCCGGCCGCGCGGCATCATGGGGCTGCGCGAGTTCCCGTGGTTCCGGCGGCGGCCCGAGCCGCGGGGCGGCGCCGGGCGGCCTGCCCGCGCCGAGGCCGCGGCCTCACCCCGGGCCCAGGCCCCTCTTCTGGAGGTCTCCGGCCTCACCCACCGCTTCGGCGGTCTCACCGCCGTGTCCGGCTTCGGCCTGCGCCTGGGCGAGGGGGAGTTGGTCGGCATCATCGGGCCCAACGGCGCGGGTAAGACCACGGTCTTCAACCTCATCACCGGCGCGTACCGCCCGGACGAGGGCCGCATCCTCTTCGCCGGCCAGGACATCACGGGCCGGCGGCCCGGCGAGATCAACGCCGCGGGCATCGCCCGGACGTTCCAGAACATCCGGCTCTTCAAGGACCTGTCCGTGCTCGACAATATCATGACCGCGCACTATGCGCGCTCGGCTTGCGGCGTGGCCGAGGCCCTGTCGCACGCCGGGGGCTACCGGGCTGATGAGGCCCGCGTACGGGACCATGCGCTGGACCTGCTGGCCTTCTTCGATCTGGAGGGGCAGTCCGCGACCTGCGCGGGCAGCCTTCCCTACGGCCTGCAGCGCAGGCTGGAGATCGTGCGGGCGCTGGCCACGAGGCCGCGCCTGCTCCTGCTCGACGAGCCCGCGGCGGGCATGCATCCCCATGAGGTGGACCGGCTCAGGGAGCTCATCAGGCGGGTGCGCGCGGAGTTCGCGGTCAGCATCCTGCTCATCGAGCACCAGATGCGGCTGGTCATGTCCGTGTGCGAGCGGGTGGAAGTGCTCGATTTCGGCACCACCATCGCGGCCGGCACCCCGTCCCAGATCCAGAGCGACCCGCGGGTCCTGGAAGCGTACCTCGGCCAGGAGGCGGCGTCATGA
- a CDS encoding NifU family protein: MFKEKVLKALEKIRPNLQADGGDIELVSVDEKKGLVKVSLRGACGCCPHAAMTLKGGVERMLKQDVPEVKEVVAV; the protein is encoded by the coding sequence ATGTTCAAAGAAAAGGTCTTGAAGGCCCTGGAGAAGATCCGCCCCAACCTGCAGGCGGATGGCGGCGACATCGAGCTGGTGAGCGTGGACGAGAAGAAGGGCTTGGTCAAGGTCTCCCTGCGCGGAGCCTGCGGCTGCTGCCCGCACGCGGCCATGACCCTCAAGGGCGGCGTGGAGCGGATGCTCAAGCAGGACGTCCCCGAGGTCAAAGAGGTCGTCGCCGTCTGA
- a CDS encoding ABC transporter ATP-binding protein encodes MSAGQVLLEIKGLSVHYGGIQAVKGVSLEVRRGEIVALVGANGAGKSTTLRAISGLLRYSGEIRHEGVDLRGLPPHRIAARGIAHVPEGRGIFANLTVGENLRLSAWPCRSRAERDRGFARVFALFPRLKERSNQPGGTLSGGEQQMLALGRALMGGAGLLLLDEPSMGLSPLLVKEILAMLADINRQGVTILLVEQNANSALRMASRGYVFESGRLELSGTGPELLGDPRVREAYLGT; translated from the coding sequence ATGAGCGCGGGGCAGGTCCTGCTCGAGATCAAAGGCCTCTCGGTGCACTACGGAGGCATCCAGGCCGTCAAGGGGGTCTCGCTCGAGGTGCGCCGAGGCGAGATCGTGGCCTTGGTCGGAGCCAACGGGGCGGGCAAGTCCACCACTCTGCGCGCCATCTCGGGGCTCCTGCGCTACTCGGGAGAGATCCGGCACGAGGGGGTCGACCTGCGCGGGCTGCCGCCGCATCGGATCGCGGCGCGCGGCATCGCGCACGTGCCCGAAGGGCGCGGCATCTTCGCCAATCTCACGGTGGGGGAGAACCTCCGGCTCTCGGCTTGGCCGTGCCGCAGCCGCGCGGAGCGGGACCGCGGCTTCGCGCGCGTCTTCGCCCTCTTCCCCAGGCTGAAGGAGCGCAGCAACCAGCCGGGCGGCACGCTGTCGGGGGGGGAGCAGCAGATGCTGGCCCTGGGGCGGGCGCTCATGGGCGGCGCCGGGCTGCTGCTCCTCGACGAGCCCTCGATGGGACTGTCGCCTCTGCTCGTCAAGGAGATCCTCGCCATGCTGGCGGACATCAACCGGCAGGGAGTCACCATCCTGCTGGTCGAGCAGAACGCCAACAGCGCCCTGCGCATGGCCTCGCGGGGATATGTGTTCGAATCCGGCCGGCTGGAGCTCTCCGGCACGGGGCCGGAGTTGCTCGGCGACCCGCGAGTCAGGGAGGCGTACCTGGGGACGTGA
- a CDS encoding tetratricopeptide repeat protein: METLEVLIQQAADHPRRPRGGLYRELLRSQTFLLGVDEPLPEGSEVKVSRKAQDFAAWADRDPELGGVWVPLFPARDDVGEFVRARRLRAPRGKDFVWMEHQPGEVFRLLRGVRYFAGLRLTLETDTQVPVPWTLVRSLCAGRVPDDAPELYELPVARLAIPEGVRIAYGRVDLGGREGEGKLLCLPAAGHFAAEDLRKLVRLDLGRNGVVWMVCRHFLQVLRYVQSLGGGAGGHLQDILRSLIGFEMYGEAESLCDWLARKGDETFAWVCQAAILGKTGRVRECAEFCRKAAAKYPAEVSFRVNGARALAASGQTEEARTMAAEGLKDFPGNGALAALLKELEERNE; this comes from the coding sequence GTGGAAACGTTGGAGGTCCTCATCCAGCAGGCCGCGGACCATCCGCGCCGTCCCCGCGGCGGCCTCTACCGGGAACTGCTGCGCTCGCAGACCTTCCTGCTCGGCGTGGACGAGCCGCTGCCGGAGGGCTCCGAGGTGAAGGTGAGCCGCAAGGCCCAGGACTTCGCGGCCTGGGCCGACCGCGATCCGGAGCTGGGCGGGGTCTGGGTCCCGCTCTTCCCGGCCCGGGACGACGTGGGCGAGTTCGTGCGCGCGCGCCGCCTGCGCGCGCCCCGGGGCAAGGATTTCGTCTGGATGGAGCACCAGCCCGGAGAGGTCTTCCGCCTCCTGCGCGGGGTGCGCTACTTCGCGGGCCTGCGGCTCACCCTCGAGACGGACACCCAGGTGCCGGTCCCCTGGACGCTGGTGCGCTCGCTCTGCGCGGGCCGCGTCCCGGACGACGCCCCCGAGCTCTACGAGCTTCCAGTGGCGCGCCTCGCCATCCCGGAAGGGGTGCGCATCGCCTACGGCCGCGTGGACCTGGGCGGCCGGGAAGGCGAGGGCAAGCTCCTCTGCCTGCCGGCCGCCGGGCACTTCGCGGCCGAGGACTTGCGCAAGCTCGTGCGGCTCGACCTGGGCCGCAACGGGGTGGTCTGGATGGTGTGCCGCCATTTCCTGCAGGTCCTGCGCTACGTGCAGAGCTTGGGGGGGGGAGCCGGCGGCCACCTTCAGGACATCCTGCGCTCTTTGATCGGCTTCGAGATGTACGGGGAGGCTGAGTCCCTCTGCGACTGGCTCGCGCGCAAGGGCGACGAGACCTTCGCCTGGGTGTGCCAGGCCGCCATCCTCGGCAAGACCGGCAGGGTGCGCGAATGCGCGGAATTCTGCCGCAAGGCCGCGGCCAAGTACCCGGCGGAGGTCTCCTTCCGCGTCAACGGCGCGCGGGCCCTCGCCGCCTCGGGCCAGACCGAGGAAGCCCGGACAATGGCGGCCGAAGGGCTCAAGGACTTCCCCGGCAACGGGGCGCTGGCGGCTTTGCTCAAGGAACTGGAGGAACGCAATGAATAG
- a CDS encoding branched-chain amino acid ABC transporter permease yields MTYFLQQALNALQLGSVYALIALGYTMVYGVLTMINFAHGDFFMVGAFLCFICVARLHLGFVPTLLVSMAGVALLAAAVEFSAYRPLRRAPRVSAIITSLGVGIFLEHLTLALSPYPQHIPPAFTNLNWSAGGLAVSSLQVVTVLLSVGLMAALQFVVARTPLGIAMRAVSWDRETAALLGVPVDRVISATFAIGGALGGAAGMLYALSYPVIDPYMGVLVGWKAFISAVVGGIGDIRGAMLGGYILAAVEIAVAVALPSTYRDFVAFSLLIVLLIFRPYGIFGRPRPQKL; encoded by the coding sequence GTGACCTACTTCCTCCAGCAGGCCCTCAACGCCCTGCAGCTGGGCAGCGTGTACGCGCTCATCGCCCTGGGCTATACCATGGTCTACGGCGTGCTGACCATGATCAATTTCGCCCACGGCGATTTCTTCATGGTCGGGGCCTTCCTCTGCTTCATCTGCGTGGCGCGCCTGCACCTGGGTTTCGTGCCCACGCTCCTGGTCTCCATGGCCGGCGTGGCCCTGCTGGCCGCGGCAGTCGAGTTCTCCGCCTACCGGCCGCTGCGCCGGGCGCCCCGCGTGTCCGCCATCATCACCTCCTTGGGCGTGGGCATCTTCCTTGAGCATCTCACCTTGGCCCTGAGCCCGTACCCGCAGCACATCCCGCCCGCCTTCACGAACCTGAACTGGAGCGCGGGAGGGCTGGCCGTCTCTTCCCTGCAGGTCGTCACGGTCCTGTTGTCCGTGGGTCTCATGGCCGCGCTCCAGTTCGTCGTGGCGCGCACCCCGCTGGGCATCGCCATGCGCGCCGTGTCCTGGGACCGTGAGACCGCGGCCCTGCTGGGCGTGCCGGTGGACCGCGTCATCTCCGCGACCTTCGCCATCGGCGGCGCGCTGGGCGGGGCCGCGGGCATGCTCTATGCTCTGTCCTATCCGGTGATCGACCCGTACATGGGCGTGCTGGTGGGCTGGAAGGCCTTCATCTCCGCCGTGGTGGGAGGCATCGGCGACATCCGGGGGGCCATGCTGGGGGGCTACATCCTGGCCGCCGTGGAGATCGCGGTCGCTGTCGCCCTGCCGTCCACCTACAGGGATTTCGTGGCTTTCTCTTTGCTGATCGTGCTGCTGATCTTCAGGCCGTACGGGATCTTCGGCCGCCCTCGGCCGCAGAAGCTCTAA
- a CDS encoding ABC transporter substrate-binding protein: MIAELTGSIPAVGASCRNAAQLAAKEINDAGGIEMEGGKKKMIELVIEDTAAKADQAAAAAQKAITRDDVAAIVGPNSSSNALPAAEIAEKAGVVMIAPWSTNPKTTLDAQTNQPKQFVFRACFTDTFQGHVLGKFAAEILKAKKAAILYDVASEVLKSQSELFKQSFEAGGGKVVAAETYTTGDKDFSAQLTKIKQAGPDIVFLPSYYTDVPLQVQQAHRLGLKVPFLGSDAWSTEELIKMCGKDCDGFYLSNHYSPQTTNPVTRRFIASYQAAYGSVPDDVAALTYDSFGLLKAALAAAKTTDRRAIRDALSRTTDYKGVTGDMRFTPGSGDPVKGAVILQIKDDKFVWVTDVRP; encoded by the coding sequence GTGATCGCCGAGCTGACCGGGTCCATCCCCGCGGTCGGAGCCTCCTGCCGCAACGCCGCGCAGCTTGCCGCCAAAGAGATCAACGACGCGGGCGGCATCGAGATGGAAGGCGGGAAGAAGAAGATGATCGAGCTGGTCATCGAGGACACCGCGGCCAAGGCGGACCAGGCCGCGGCCGCGGCCCAGAAGGCGATCACCCGTGACGACGTGGCCGCTATCGTGGGCCCCAATTCCAGCAGCAACGCGCTGCCCGCGGCCGAGATCGCCGAGAAGGCGGGCGTGGTCATGATCGCGCCTTGGTCCACCAACCCCAAGACCACTCTGGACGCCCAGACCAACCAGCCCAAGCAGTTCGTGTTCCGGGCCTGCTTCACGGACACCTTCCAGGGGCATGTGCTTGGGAAATTCGCCGCCGAGATCCTCAAGGCCAAGAAGGCCGCCATTCTCTATGACGTGGCCTCCGAGGTGCTCAAGAGCCAGTCCGAGCTCTTCAAGCAGAGCTTCGAGGCTGGAGGCGGGAAGGTGGTGGCCGCGGAGACCTACACGACCGGCGACAAGGATTTCTCCGCCCAGCTCACCAAGATCAAGCAGGCGGGCCCCGACATCGTCTTTTTGCCCAGCTACTACACGGACGTGCCGCTGCAGGTGCAGCAGGCGCATCGCCTCGGCCTGAAGGTCCCATTCCTCGGCAGCGACGCCTGGAGCACGGAAGAGCTGATCAAGATGTGCGGCAAGGACTGCGACGGCTTCTACCTTTCCAACCACTACTCTCCCCAGACCACCAACCCGGTGACGCGCAGATTCATCGCCAGCTACCAGGCCGCCTACGGCAGCGTCCCCGACGACGTGGCGGCGCTCACCTACGACTCGTTCGGCCTGCTGAAGGCGGCGCTGGCCGCCGCGAAGACGACGGACCGCCGCGCCATCCGCGACGCCCTCTCGCGGACCACGGACTACAAGGGAGTCACCGGGGACATGAGGTTCACCCCCGGCTCCGGCGACCCGGTGAAGGGAGCGGTCATCCTGCAGATCAAGGACGACAAGTTCGTCTGGGTCACGGACGTGCGGCCGTAG
- a CDS encoding carboxypeptidase-like regulatory domain-containing protein, whose translation MSETVRCPRCHGEVEASAASCPRCMRPRDQDEIARCLMGLRQAQQAQQARPALAPSTRRILQWALLAVLVIEGALLFWRQRRDLAVSCRSGMSFAVEWLGLDAVLQSQPQAQPAATPAAAEPLSLVSAAPAAAPLPAVAASTGPAAPAAKPPRPDYWLIRGLVYDLYSLKPVSGAQVSFVSHSTGEKLLASTDRTGHYSLKASRLSSGGYDVTIRHPRYHDNYLDENDPPYRQLGLERRKDAGTLFLQSDVLHVPFLPPFDEDRPWLDLVLMPR comes from the coding sequence GTGTCAGAGACGGTCCGATGCCCGCGGTGCCACGGCGAGGTCGAAGCCTCCGCCGCGTCCTGCCCGAGGTGCATGCGGCCCCGCGACCAGGACGAGATCGCCCGCTGCCTCATGGGGCTGCGGCAGGCGCAGCAGGCGCAGCAGGCGCGGCCGGCGTTGGCCCCGTCCACACGCCGCATCCTGCAATGGGCCTTGCTGGCGGTCCTCGTCATCGAAGGAGCCCTCCTGTTCTGGCGGCAGCGCCGAGACCTGGCCGTCTCCTGCCGGTCCGGCATGTCTTTCGCCGTGGAATGGCTGGGGCTCGACGCGGTCCTCCAGAGCCAGCCGCAAGCCCAGCCTGCGGCCACGCCGGCTGCGGCTGAACCTCTCTCTTTGGTTTCCGCTGCCCCTGCGGCGGCGCCGCTCCCCGCCGTAGCCGCGAGCACGGGCCCTGCGGCGCCGGCCGCCAAGCCCCCCCGGCCCGACTACTGGCTGATCCGCGGCTTGGTCTATGACCTCTACAGCCTCAAGCCGGTCTCCGGGGCGCAGGTGAGCTTCGTTTCGCACTCCACAGGAGAGAAGCTGCTCGCCTCCACGGACCGCACCGGCCACTACTCGCTCAAGGCGTCCCGGCTCAGCTCAGGGGGCTACGACGTCACGATCCGGCACCCGCGCTACCATGACAATTATCTCGATGAGAACGATCCCCCCTACCGGCAGTTGGGCCTGGAGCGGCGCAAGGACGCGGGGACCTTGTTCCTGCAATCCGACGTCCTGCACGTGCCCTTCCTGCCGCCGTTCGACGAGGACCGCCCCTGGCTGGACCTGGTCCTCATGCCCCGGTAG